The stretch of DNA TCGTGCATTGTATTTAATGATTAGAATTTGTTTTGAGTTTAGACATTCGATATTAGAAATTTAACCAAGCATGCCTAACATCGTCCTGTCCCCCGAAATAGTCAACAAGATAGCCGCCGGAGAGGTGGTGGAGCGCCCGGCCTCGGCCGCCAAGGAGCTGATGGAGAACAGCCTTGATGCCGGGGCCCGCCAGATCGAGGTCGAGGTGAAAGCCGGAGGTCTTGAACTGCTGCGCGTCTCCGACGACGGGGCCGGCATGACCGGCGATGAGATGGAACTGGCCCTGCAGCGCCACGCCACCAGCAAGATCAACAGCTACGAAGACCTGCAGGACATCCAAAGCTTTGGCTTCCGGGGGGAAGCCCTGCCCAGCATCGCTTCGGTCTCCCGGTTCACCATGGTATCCAGGCCGGCCGGATCGGACAGCGCCTGGCAGCTGGAATGCCGGGGAGGAGAGATAACCTCCCGGAAACAGCAGGCCGCCCAGCCGGGCACCACCGTTATGGTGGAGGAGCTTTTTGCCAGCGTTCCGGCCAGAAGGAAATTCCTGAAGAGCCAGGCCACCGAATCCCGCAAGATAGCAGAACTGTTTTTGTCTTTATCCCTGGCCAATCCCGGAACGGGCTTCAAGCTTATCAGCGAAGGCCGGGCAACCTACGATCTCAAATCCGCCAGCCAGGACGACCGGATCAGGGAAGTGCTGGGCGGAGAGCTTTACCGCACTTTGCTGAAGATAGACTACGGTCAAAAGCCTTTGCGGATATCCGGATATCTCTCCGGGCCCCAAAACCTGTGGCCCAAGCGCCGGGAGCAGTACCTCTTCGTCAACGGGCGGCTGGTGTCAGACCGGCTGGCCTCGGCCGCCATCTACCAGGGATTCGGCCCGGCCCTGGCCGGCAAGCATCCCAGCTATGTGCTTTTCCTGGAAATATCCCCGTCCCTGGTGGACGTCAATGTCCATCCCTCCAAGGTGCAGGTGCGCTTCAGCGACGAGTCATTCGTCTTCCGCACCGTGCGGGCGGCGGTGGAGAAGGCCCTGTTCACCGACCAGCAGCGGCCGGAGACGGCGGGGGGGCTCAACCCTCAAAACACAGGCTACCAGCCCTGGACCGGGCCGGAGCGGCCTGGACAGCTGCAGATACAGGAAGCCATGGCCCTGTTCGCCTCCGGAAATCCGGAGCAGGCCGGCCTTAAGAATCTGATGTCCATCCAGCCGGTGGTGGCCTACTGGCAGCTGCACCAGCGCTACATTTTGGCCGCCATCCGCGACGGCCTGGTGATGATAGACCAGCATGCAGCCCACGAGCGGATACTATACGAGGAACTGCTGGCCGCCCGGGACCACAGGCGGGCCCAGCAGCTTTTGTTCCCGGTGACGGTGGAACTCTCTTCCCGGGAGATGCAGGTCTACCAGCAGTACCGCGAGGTGTTCGGCTCGCTGGGCTTTGATGTCAAGCAATTCAGCGGACAGACCCTGGTGATGGAAGGCCTGCCGGTCTCCTGGGAGCAGAGCGGCGACGGGGCGGCCCTGGTGAGGGGAATTTTGGCCGATCTGGCCGATACCTCGGACGTGAACCTGGAGCCGGCCCAAAGGCTGGCCCGCTCATTCGCCTGCCGGGCCGCCGTCAAGGCCGGAAAGGCGCTGAACCAGGAAGAGATGAATCATCTGGTGGACCGGCTGTTCGCCACCAGCTCGCCCTATCTGGACCCCCACGGCCGCCCGTCGGTGATAAAATTCACCCTGGAAGACCTGGAACACAGGTTCGGCAGGATATGAAGCAGGAACAGAAAAAGGAAGTGCTGGTGCTGGCCGGGCCGACGGCTGTGGGAAAGACAGCAGTCGGCCTTGTCTTGGCTCAAAGGCTGAAGGCCCACATTATCTCGGCCGATTCCCGGCAGATATATAAAGGCTTGGAGATCGGCACCGCCAAGCCCACGGTAGTGGAACTGCGGACAGCACCTCATCACATGACGGATATCCTGACCCCAGATCAGGTCTACAGCGCCGCAGCCTTTGCCGCCGAAGCCCGGCGGGTGATGGAT from bacterium encodes:
- the mutL gene encoding DNA mismatch repair endonuclease MutL, which codes for MPNIVLSPEIVNKIAAGEVVERPASAAKELMENSLDAGARQIEVEVKAGGLELLRVSDDGAGMTGDEMELALQRHATSKINSYEDLQDIQSFGFRGEALPSIASVSRFTMVSRPAGSDSAWQLECRGGEITSRKQQAAQPGTTVMVEELFASVPARRKFLKSQATESRKIAELFLSLSLANPGTGFKLISEGRATYDLKSASQDDRIREVLGGELYRTLLKIDYGQKPLRISGYLSGPQNLWPKRREQYLFVNGRLVSDRLASAAIYQGFGPALAGKHPSYVLFLEISPSLVDVNVHPSKVQVRFSDESFVFRTVRAAVEKALFTDQQRPETAGGLNPQNTGYQPWTGPERPGQLQIQEAMALFASGNPEQAGLKNLMSIQPVVAYWQLHQRYILAAIRDGLVMIDQHAAHERILYEELLAARDHRRAQQLLFPVTVELSSREMQVYQQYREVFGSLGFDVKQFSGQTLVMEGLPVSWEQSGDGAALVRGILADLADTSDVNLEPAQRLARSFACRAAVKAGKALNQEEMNHLVDRLFATSSPYLDPHGRPSVIKFTLEDLEHRFGRI